A region from the Nostoc sp. HK-01 genome encodes:
- a CDS encoding cytochrome P450, whose product MQLPDSPKIPKFMQLVQWIYQPLQLMENSAKAHGDCFTLWLTNKQPMVFLSHPQAIQQLFTDNLSNLDSRGSAQILQPLLGENSLILLSGTSHQRQRKLLTPPFHGDRMKAYGSIIANITKEVVNQWKIGQPFSVRNSMQEISLKVILQAVFGLHEGERYVQLQKLLRSILDLSGSALRSSISFFPGLQIDLGPWSPWGNFLRQRQQIDQLLYAEIQECRDNPDPSRSDILSLMMSARDENGEPMTDIELRDELMTLLVAGHETTASALTWALYWIHRIPQVREKLLAELDSCSSNADLDEITRLPYLTAVCQETLRIYPIAMITIPRIVKSPIKIMDHQFEPGTLLLGCIYLTHRRPDLYSEPRQFKPERFLENQYSLYEYLPFGGSNRRCLGMAFALFEMKLVLATLLSHIDLTLVNNYPVKPIRRGVTLAPSGGKWLIAKGT is encoded by the coding sequence ATGCAACTCCCCGATAGTCCAAAAATTCCTAAATTTATGCAGCTAGTTCAATGGATTTATCAGCCATTGCAACTAATGGAAAATTCTGCCAAAGCACATGGTGATTGTTTCACGTTATGGCTAACTAACAAGCAGCCAATGGTGTTTTTGAGTCACCCGCAAGCAATTCAACAGTTGTTTACAGACAACCTCAGTAATTTAGATTCTAGAGGTTCTGCCCAAATTTTACAGCCTTTGTTAGGCGAAAATTCTTTAATATTGCTGTCTGGTACATCTCACCAACGCCAACGTAAATTATTAACACCGCCTTTTCATGGCGATCGCATGAAAGCCTACGGCAGTATAATCGCCAACATAACCAAAGAAGTTGTCAATCAATGGAAAATTGGTCAACCTTTTTCTGTCCGCAACTCCATGCAAGAAATCTCTCTAAAGGTGATTTTACAAGCTGTATTTGGTTTGCATGAGGGAGAACGCTACGTTCAATTGCAAAAACTCTTGCGTTCCATACTAGATTTAAGTGGTTCTGCTTTGCGTTCTTCTATATCATTTTTTCCAGGGTTGCAAATAGATTTAGGCCCCTGGAGTCCTTGGGGAAATTTTCTGCGTCAAAGGCAGCAAATTGACCAACTTCTATATGCTGAGATTCAAGAATGCAGAGATAATCCTGATCCATCTCGGAGTGATATTCTTTCATTAATGATGTCAGCGCGCGACGAAAATGGCGAACCAATGACTGATATAGAATTACGTGATGAATTGATGACTCTATTAGTTGCTGGCCATGAAACTACAGCCTCCGCCTTAACATGGGCTTTATATTGGATTCATCGCATACCACAAGTGCGTGAAAAGCTGTTAGCTGAGTTAGATAGTTGTAGTAGCAATGCAGATTTAGACGAAATTACTCGTTTGCCGTATCTCACTGCCGTATGCCAAGAGACATTACGTATTTACCCCATAGCTATGATTACTATCCCAAGAATTGTCAAGTCACCCATAAAAATTATGGATCATCAATTTGAACCGGGAACATTGCTATTAGGATGTATTTATCTAACCCATCGTCGCCCAGATTTATATTCCGAACCACGACAATTCAAACCAGAAAGATTTTTAGAAAACCAATATTCGCTATATGAATATTTACCTTTTGGCGGCAGCAACCGTCGCTGTTTAGGTATGGCATTTGCCCTATTTGAAATGAAACTTGTATTGGCAACACTTTTATCCCACATAGATTTAACATT
- a CDS encoding sodium/hydrogen exchanger, whose product MFDIYIIDLFVIGLLLLVVTLGSGWITRLPLSFSLIYLLVGIFLGPYGLGLIQLRRDDVFNAELLEKISELVVIVSVFGCGLKIIRPLNFQVWGITSRLIGLLMPISIFGLAVVGKLFLGMNWGEAILLGAILAPTDPVLASEVQLTDTNDRDELRFGLTSEGGLNDALAFPFVYFGIYALKDDNWHNWFKEWIVIDLFWAIAAGILMGILVPKVIVWIDQNLQKRRSADKLMEDFVGISIILLTYSLTEFVNGYGFLAVFVAGLVVQRSYRNPEKPLAQLEFIEQLEKLLEVGTILLLGSILLFKPMLDYAFQSLVVIILLFVFIRPLGAWVSTISKHPFSSHRRNLHPGTRWLFGWFGIRGVGSLYYLAYAFGNGLKGEAAEQIAWITYTTIVVSVIVHGISATPLMTWYEAHIAKQKKPLPASTIDEFE is encoded by the coding sequence ATGTTTGATATTTATATTATTGACTTGTTTGTAATTGGATTACTCTTACTGGTAGTTACATTGGGATCTGGTTGGATTACCCGTCTACCTTTATCGTTTTCACTTATCTATCTATTGGTTGGGATTTTTCTTGGGCCTTATGGCTTAGGTTTAATTCAATTACGTCGGGATGATGTATTTAACGCCGAATTATTAGAAAAAATTTCCGAATTAGTAGTTATTGTTTCGGTTTTTGGGTGTGGCTTAAAAATTATTCGTCCACTAAATTTTCAAGTTTGGGGGATTACATCTCGCCTGATTGGGTTATTAATGCCAATTTCAATTTTTGGCTTGGCTGTTGTGGGCAAGTTATTCTTAGGGATGAATTGGGGAGAAGCTATATTATTAGGAGCGATTTTAGCACCTACTGACCCGGTGTTAGCCTCAGAAGTACAACTGACTGATACTAATGATAGAGATGAGTTACGTTTTGGTTTAACATCAGAAGGTGGATTAAATGATGCCTTGGCTTTTCCCTTTGTTTATTTTGGGATTTATGCTTTAAAAGATGATAATTGGCACAACTGGTTTAAAGAATGGATAGTGATAGATTTATTTTGGGCGATCGCAGCAGGAATCTTGATGGGGATTTTAGTGCCTAAAGTAATCGTCTGGATTGATCAAAATCTCCAAAAGCGCCGTTCTGCTGATAAATTAATGGAAGATTTTGTTGGTATTAGTATCATTTTACTGACTTATTCTTTAACAGAATTTGTGAATGGTTATGGTTTTTTGGCAGTATTTGTAGCGGGTTTAGTTGTGCAACGAAGTTATCGCAATCCAGAAAAACCATTGGCTCAATTAGAATTTATTGAACAACTAGAAAAGCTGTTAGAAGTTGGCACAATTCTATTGTTAGGCTCAATCTTACTATTCAAGCCTATGCTTGATTATGCTTTCCAATCTTTAGTAGTAATTATTTTATTATTCGTGTTTATACGACCTTTAGGTGCATGGGTCAGCACAATCAGTAAACATCCATTCAGTTCCCATCGCCGCAATTTACACCCTGGAACTCGCTGGTTATTTGGTTGGTTTGGAATTCGTGGTGTTGGTTCCCTTTATTATCTTGCCTATGCTTTTGGTAACGGTCTCAAGGGAGAAGCTGCTGAACAAATTGCCTGGATAACTTATACGACTATTGTTGTGTCAGTAATTGTACATGGAATTAGTGCAACTCCCTTAATGACTTGGTATGAGGCTCATATTGCCAAACAGAAAAAACCTCTACCGGCTTCTACTATTGATGAATTTGAGTAA